The Methyloferula stellata AR4 genome includes a window with the following:
- a CDS encoding AI-2E family transporter, translating to MRIEWQISFWVAAFALLILFLWIFSGVLLPFAAAFCLGYLLDPVADRLERLGLNRLGATLIILAGFVLILALIIILLVPILGHQLAALIQSLPDYVKKIQELLAQQSAYFTNGYGGVLLEKLGLSLPSGGDSRAPSSDLVSQAAAWAATFLNSVWSRTTALVSVLSLIVVTPVVAFYMLLDWDKMIATIDGLVPLRHREVVRGLAREVDAAMAGFLRGQSLVCLFLGLWYGLGLSVIGLNFGLLIGITGGVLSFIPYVGSLTVLVVSCIVAIVQGWPNWHLLAAAVGVFLIGQFLEGNILSPKLVGQSVGLHPVWLIFALLAFGSLFGFTGLIVAVPLAAATGVILRFAVRRYRLSTLYTSLPTAEKASILIEAVASAHEPNRDQ from the coding sequence ATGCGGATCGAATGGCAGATCAGTTTCTGGGTCGCCGCCTTCGCACTTCTGATTCTATTTCTTTGGATTTTCAGTGGCGTTCTTCTGCCTTTCGCCGCCGCCTTCTGTCTTGGCTATCTGCTCGATCCTGTTGCCGACCGGCTTGAACGGCTGGGGTTGAACCGCCTCGGCGCGACGCTGATCATTCTCGCCGGTTTTGTGCTGATCCTCGCCTTGATCATCATATTGCTGGTTCCGATCCTCGGGCATCAGCTCGCGGCCCTGATTCAATCCCTCCCGGACTATGTGAAAAAAATACAGGAGCTCCTCGCGCAGCAAAGCGCCTATTTCACGAACGGCTATGGCGGGGTTTTGCTGGAGAAACTCGGCCTGTCGCTTCCATCCGGCGGCGATAGCCGCGCGCCGAGCAGCGATTTGGTCTCGCAGGCGGCGGCCTGGGCCGCGACCTTCCTGAATTCGGTTTGGAGCCGGACCACCGCGCTCGTCAGCGTCTTGTCGCTCATTGTCGTGACGCCTGTCGTCGCCTTTTACATGCTGCTCGACTGGGACAAGATGATCGCGACGATCGACGGTCTTGTGCCGCTGCGCCACCGCGAGGTCGTGCGCGGCCTTGCCCGCGAAGTCGACGCGGCCATGGCCGGCTTTCTGCGCGGGCAGTCGCTCGTCTGTCTTTTTCTCGGCCTCTGGTACGGGCTTGGCCTCTCGGTTATCGGGCTCAATTTCGGCCTGCTGATCGGCATTACGGGCGGGGTTTTGAGCTTCATTCCCTATGTCGGGTCTTTGACGGTTTTGGTGGTTTCCTGCATCGTCGCGATCGTTCAGGGCTGGCCAAACTGGCATTTGCTCGCCGCGGCGGTCGGCGTCTTTCTGATCGGCCAGTTTTTGGAAGGCAATATTCTGTCGCCGAAACTGGTCGGGCAATCCGTCGGGCTGCATCCGGTCTGGCTGATCTTCGCGCTTCTCGCCTTTGGCAGCCTGTTCGGCTTCACCGGCCTCATCGTCGCCGTCCCTTTGGCAGCGGCGACGGGGGTCATCTTGCGCTTTGCGGTGCGGCGCTACCGTTTGAGTACGCTTTATACAAGTTTGCCGACGGCGGAAAAAGCCTCGATCCTGATCGAAGCCGTCGCCTCTGCTCACGAGCCCAATAGGGATCAGTGA
- a CDS encoding DnaA ATPase domain-containing protein, with the protein MPPKGPRLPSDQLTLELASDPHFGAEDFLVSQSNEQAYGMIELWPDWPDPVLLLLGPPGAGKSHLAAIWAVRAEAFALQAEALASADLPSVTKHKALLIEDGDRLGGNEAALFHLLNLTRAESASLLITAREAPELWGLATADLMSRLRLAARVAIEAPDDALMRAVLVKLLVDRQLIVDTNVVEYAALRLDRSLDAARDFVAALDREALSRGKRITRSMASDVLQALETDGGEAKGQGEGEGEGEGDGSRDVF; encoded by the coding sequence ATGCCGCCAAAAGGGCCGCGCCTGCCGAGCGATCAATTGACCTTGGAGCTGGCGTCCGATCCGCATTTCGGAGCGGAAGATTTTCTGGTCTCGCAAAGCAACGAGCAAGCCTATGGCATGATCGAGCTTTGGCCCGATTGGCCCGACCCGGTATTACTGCTTCTAGGCCCTCCCGGCGCCGGCAAAAGTCATCTGGCGGCGATCTGGGCGGTGCGTGCCGAGGCTTTCGCACTGCAAGCCGAAGCTCTTGCCTCCGCCGATCTTCCGAGCGTCACCAAACACAAGGCGCTGCTGATCGAAGACGGCGACCGGCTCGGTGGCAATGAAGCCGCCCTTTTTCATCTCTTGAATTTGACGCGTGCAGAAAGCGCAAGCCTGCTCATCACCGCGCGCGAGGCGCCGGAACTGTGGGGGCTCGCCACCGCCGATCTCATGTCGCGGCTGCGGCTTGCCGCGCGCGTCGCCATCGAGGCTCCCGATGATGCCTTGATGCGCGCCGTGCTCGTCAAATTGCTCGTCGACCGGCAACTCATCGTCGATACGAATGTGGTTGAATACGCGGCTTTGCGGCTCGACCGCAGCCTCGATGCGGCGCGCGACTTCGTGGCGGCGCTCGATCGTGAGGCGTTGTCGCGCGGAAAGCGGATCACGCGGTCTATGGCCAGCGACGTGCTGCAAGCTTTGGAGACGGACGGCGGCGAGGCAAAAGGGCAAGGCGAAGGCGAAGGAGAAGGGGAAGGCGATGGATCGCGCGATGTCTTTTAG
- a CDS encoding cation transporter, which translates to MSFSFRRTLIVVVALNLAYFCVQIAAALAIGSVSLFADSTDYLEDAAINGLILAGVNWQPRRRALLGKVMAGIILLPSLAAVWMAWRKFLDQVEPEPLILTLAGLGALAVNLACAFLLARFRRHSGSLTKAAFLSARNDTIASVMIILGGGLTAWTHSAWPDLAIGLLITALNAGAAHEVYEAASQEARDELD; encoded by the coding sequence ATGTCTTTTAGTTTTCGCCGTACCCTGATTGTCGTCGTCGCGCTCAATCTCGCCTATTTCTGCGTGCAGATCGCCGCCGCCTTGGCGATAGGATCCGTCTCGCTCTTTGCCGATTCGACCGATTATCTCGAAGATGCCGCGATCAACGGTCTGATTCTCGCAGGCGTGAACTGGCAGCCGCGGCGCCGGGCTCTCTTGGGCAAGGTGATGGCCGGCATCATCCTTCTGCCGTCGCTCGCGGCAGTTTGGATGGCTTGGCGGAAATTTCTGGATCAGGTCGAGCCCGAGCCGTTGATCCTGACCCTCGCGGGCCTCGGCGCCCTCGCGGTCAATCTCGCTTGCGCCTTCTTGCTGGCGCGCTTTCGCCGCCATAGCGGCAGCCTGACCAAGGCGGCCTTTCTCTCGGCCCGCAACGATACGATCGCCAGCGTGATGATCATCCTCGGCGGCGGCCTCACTGCATGGACGCACTCAGCCTGGCCGGATTTGGCGATCGGACTTCTCATCACCGCGCTCAATGCAGGAGCTGCGCACGAAGTCTATGAAGCGGCGAGCCAAGAGGCGCGCGATGAGCTGGATTAG
- a CDS encoding SRPBCC family protein, whose protein sequence is MPDIMHHLKISALPQEVYAALTTADGIRNWWTRDAEFESRIDGTGELRFSQCNNVIKLRVDELEPPTRVGWKATSSLNPQWDGTTIAFDLRKEGEATVLSFAHRGFEKADDVYARTTTGWGYFLVSLRQYLETGNGGPSPDIDFARFMR, encoded by the coding sequence ATGCCGGATATTATGCATCACCTTAAGATCAGCGCCCTGCCCCAGGAGGTCTATGCGGCGCTCACGACGGCCGACGGCATTCGCAATTGGTGGACGCGCGACGCGGAGTTTGAGTCAAGGATCGATGGAACAGGCGAACTTCGCTTCTCGCAATGTAACAACGTGATCAAGCTGAGAGTCGACGAACTCGAGCCTCCGACTCGCGTGGGTTGGAAGGCAACCTCCTCTCTCAACCCGCAATGGGACGGTACGACGATTGCGTTTGATCTGCGCAAAGAGGGCGAGGCCACTGTCTTGTCCTTCGCGCATCGCGGTTTTGAAAAGGCCGATGATGTCTATGCGCGGACGACGACGGGTTGGGGCTATTTCCTCGTCAGTCTGCGGCAATATTTGGAGACGGGCAACGGCGGCCCGAGCCCCGATATAGATTTTGCGCGCTTCATGAGGTGA
- a CDS encoding SRPBCC family protein, whose amino-acid sequence MTAATTATIVIEPVRITIKVKAPIDHAFEVFTAGLTRWWPANHGIGNRPIEKVLMEPRLGGRWLEFAEDGTQTVVATIIHWEPPHRVVLLWQVNAQWKPDAAMKSEVDVRFTPDGADVTNVELVHHKFETLGAADGASMRKDVDGGWPGLLEKFALESERDKAGA is encoded by the coding sequence ATGACCGCAGCGACAACGGCGACAATCGTGATCGAACCCGTGCGCATAACGATCAAAGTGAAAGCGCCCATCGACCATGCCTTCGAGGTCTTTACTGCCGGCCTGACCCGCTGGTGGCCGGCCAATCACGGCATTGGCAACAGGCCGATCGAAAAAGTTCTGATGGAGCCGCGCCTCGGAGGACGCTGGCTGGAATTCGCCGAAGACGGCACCCAGACGGTTGTCGCCACCATCATTCATTGGGAGCCGCCGCATCGCGTGGTGCTGCTGTGGCAGGTGAACGCACAATGGAAGCCCGATGCGGCGATGAAATCCGAGGTCGACGTGCGCTTCACGCCGGACGGCGCGGATGTGACCAATGTCGAACTCGTGCATCACAAATTCGAAACCCTGGGCGCCGCAGACGGTGCTTCCATGCGCAAGGACGTCGATGGCGGCTGGCCGGGCCTGCTCGAAAAATTCGCGCTGGAAAGCGAACGCGACAAGGCCGGTGCCTGA
- a CDS encoding ArsR/SmtB family transcription factor gives MTYTNALTVLADPTRRQVFERLRGGPSPVNAIAAGLPVSRPAVSQHLKALKDAGLVEERSEGTRRIYSLRLEGLMDLRDWLDSFWTDALEAFKAEAEKPRT, from the coding sequence ATGACTTACACAAATGCGCTCACCGTTCTCGCCGATCCGACACGTAGACAGGTGTTCGAGCGCTTGCGCGGCGGTCCTAGCCCGGTAAATGCCATCGCCGCCGGTCTGCCGGTCTCGCGCCCGGCTGTGTCGCAACATTTGAAAGCTCTGAAAGACGCGGGCCTCGTCGAAGAACGTAGCGAAGGCACGCGACGGATTTATTCGCTGCGTCTGGAGGGACTCATGGATTTGCGCGACTGGCTCGACAGTTTCTGGACCGATGCCCTCGAGGCGTTCAAAGCCGAAGCCGAAAAACCTCGAACCTAG
- the crcB gene encoding fluoride efflux transporter CrcB: MLPYLLVFVGAGLGGVLRLSANMVCGRYFGLDFPWATFIINISGSTIMGLVAGYLAFKAGENWTQNVRLFLTTGILGGYTTFSAFSLDTILLWERNEYAAAAFYVFGSVGFAFAGLVAGLALIRALT; this comes from the coding sequence ATGCTTCCCTATCTTCTGGTTTTCGTCGGCGCGGGCCTTGGCGGCGTGCTGCGGCTCTCCGCCAATATGGTCTGCGGCCGCTATTTCGGCCTCGATTTCCCTTGGGCGACCTTCATCATCAATATTTCCGGCTCGACCATCATGGGACTCGTGGCCGGTTATCTTGCCTTTAAGGCGGGCGAAAACTGGACGCAGAACGTCAGGCTTTTCCTCACCACGGGCATTCTTGGCGGCTACACTACCTTTTCAGCCTTTTCGCTCGACACAATCTTATTGTGGGAGCGCAATGAATATGCGGCGGCGGCCTTTTATGTTTTCGGCTCCGTCGGCTTTGCCTTTGCCGGACTTGTCGCCGGCCTTGCGCTCATACGGGCTTTGACATGA
- a CDS encoding RluA family pseudouridine synthase, translated as MSVSALKVTEDEAGMRLDRWFKRRLPELSLSHLNKIVRTGQVRVDGARVKTATRLEAGQTVRVPPLKLDAATVPRPAIHKASTEDLRALREMTLFEDRDLMVLNKPYGLAVQGGSGMTRHLDGMLASMANENGDRPVLVHRLDRDTSGVLLVAKTRRMAADLGEIFRSRQAKKVYWALVEGVPKPAQGRISLFLAKGDGMGDVRSKRAKDAAPVGLEKMRIAQHGDEDAQHSVTYYAVVDKVAPRLAWLSMKPITGRTHQLRAHAEAIGHPIIGDPKYGGTDKHALSKHDPMHAIPEAVERKLHLLARRLVLPHPRGGVIDVTAPLPPHMQKTWDLFGFDVKQFDPIEDAPE; from the coding sequence ATGAGCGTTTCCGCGCTGAAAGTTACAGAAGACGAAGCTGGCATGCGGCTTGACCGCTGGTTCAAGCGGCGCCTGCCGGAATTGTCCTTGTCGCATCTGAACAAGATCGTGCGCACCGGGCAGGTCCGGGTCGACGGTGCGCGCGTGAAAACGGCGACACGGCTAGAGGCCGGCCAGACCGTGCGCGTGCCGCCCTTGAAGCTCGACGCGGCCACTGTGCCGCGTCCAGCCATCCACAAGGCCTCGACGGAAGATCTACGCGCGCTGCGCGAAATGACTCTCTTCGAGGATCGCGACCTGATGGTCTTGAACAAGCCCTATGGGCTGGCGGTGCAGGGCGGCTCCGGCATGACGCGCCATCTCGACGGCATGCTCGCCTCGATGGCGAATGAGAATGGCGACCGCCCGGTGCTCGTGCATCGCCTCGACCGCGATACGTCTGGCGTGCTGCTCGTTGCGAAGACCCGCCGGATGGCGGCCGATCTCGGCGAAATCTTCCGTTCGCGCCAAGCCAAGAAAGTCTATTGGGCGCTGGTCGAGGGCGTGCCGAAACCGGCGCAAGGCCGCATTTCGCTGTTTCTCGCCAAGGGTGACGGCATGGGCGATGTCCGATCGAAGCGCGCGAAAGACGCCGCGCCCGTGGGCTTGGAAAAAATGCGCATCGCCCAGCATGGCGATGAAGACGCGCAGCATTCCGTCACCTATTACGCGGTGGTCGATAAAGTTGCGCCGCGCCTGGCCTGGCTGTCGATGAAGCCGATCACCGGCCGCACGCATCAATTGCGTGCCCATGCGGAAGCGATAGGCCACCCTATCATCGGCGATCCGAAATATGGCGGCACGGACAAGCATGCGCTTTCGAAGCACGATCCGATGCATGCGATTCCCGAAGCGGTCGAACGCAAGCTGCATCTCCTGGCGCGGCGTCTCGTGTTGCCGCATCCGCGCGGCGGCGTCATCGACGTCACGGCGCCTCTGCCGCCACATATGCAAAAGACCTGGGATCTGTTCGGCTTCGACGTGAAGCAGTTTGACCCGATCGAGGATGCGCCGGAATAG
- a CDS encoding PsiF family protein, whose translation MKTTLFIVLASALYAGAALAQTASPPATSAPADAAAPATTAAAAQSGKPKPKEVLATCRDEAKSQGLKGDARKTAVQECFVKQRPDLVAWEKCRTDPEMKGKAKGERKALMKECLKANKG comes from the coding sequence ATGAAAACAACACTCTTTATCGTTCTCGCATCGGCCCTTTACGCGGGCGCTGCGCTCGCACAGACGGCGTCTCCGCCGGCCACGTCAGCGCCAGCAGATGCCGCCGCGCCAGCCACAACGGCGGCGGCCGCCCAAAGCGGCAAACCCAAGCCCAAAGAGGTTCTGGCCACATGCCGCGACGAGGCCAAGTCGCAAGGCTTGAAAGGCGATGCCCGCAAAACAGCTGTGCAAGAGTGTTTCGTCAAACAGCGCCCGGATCTCGTCGCCTGGGAAAAATGCCGCACCGATCCGGAGATGAAGGGCAAGGCCAAGGGCGAGCGCAAGGCGCTCATGAAGGAATGCCTGAAGGCCAATAAAGGCTGA
- the proS gene encoding proline--tRNA ligase produces the protein MRLSKYFLPVLRETPKEAEIVSHRLMLRAGMIRQEAAGIYAWLPLGLRVLQKVSTIVREEMDRAGAVELLMPTLQLADLWRESGRYDAYGPEMLRIKDRHERELLYGPTNEEMITEIFRATVRSYRDLPKILYHIQWKFRDEQRPRFGVMRGREFLMKDAYSFDIDEAAARLSYNRMFVSYLRIFGRMGLKAIPMRAETGPIGGDLSHEFIVLAETGESGVFCNSDVLDLPIPGVDVDYDGDLKPIIEQWTTLYAATEDVHDAARFEAETPPEKRINTRGIEVGQVFYFGDKYTKPMKAPITGPDGVERPAQCGSYGVGVSRLVGALIEACHDDAGIIWPESVAPFKVGIANLKVGDGPTDTACAQIYAALEKAGVDVLYDDTDERPGGKFARLDLIGLPYQVIVGPKGLAEGKVELKVRATGARENLPVTDVIARFIE, from the coding sequence ATGCGACTTTCCAAATATTTCCTGCCTGTCCTGCGCGAGACCCCCAAAGAAGCCGAGATCGTTTCGCATCGCTTGATGCTGCGTGCCGGCATGATCAGGCAGGAGGCGGCAGGCATTTATGCCTGGCTGCCGCTCGGCCTGCGCGTGCTGCAAAAGGTCTCGACCATCGTGCGCGAGGAAATGGACCGGGCAGGGGCTGTCGAACTTCTGATGCCGACTTTGCAATTGGCGGATCTCTGGCGCGAAAGCGGCCGCTACGACGCCTATGGTCCGGAAATGCTGCGGATCAAGGACCGGCATGAGCGGGAATTGCTCTATGGTCCGACCAATGAAGAAATGATCACCGAGATTTTCCGCGCGACCGTCAGATCCTACCGCGATTTGCCGAAAATCCTTTATCATATTCAATGGAAATTCCGCGACGAGCAAAGACCGCGCTTTGGCGTCATGCGCGGGCGCGAATTTCTGATGAAGGATGCCTATTCCTTCGACATCGACGAAGCCGCGGCGCGGCTCTCCTATAATCGAATGTTCGTGTCCTATCTGCGCATCTTCGGCCGCATGGGATTGAAGGCGATCCCGATGCGGGCCGAGACCGGGCCGATCGGCGGCGATCTTTCGCATGAATTCATCGTGCTCGCCGAGACCGGCGAATCCGGCGTCTTCTGCAATTCAGATGTGCTCGACCTTCCCATCCCGGGCGTGGACGTCGATTACGATGGCGATCTGAAGCCGATCATCGAGCAGTGGACGACGCTTTATGCCGCGACCGAGGATGTGCACGACGCAGCGCGTTTCGAGGCCGAGACGCCGCCCGAAAAGCGCATCAACACACGCGGCATCGAGGTCGGCCAGGTGTTTTATTTCGGCGATAAATACACAAAGCCCATGAAGGCGCCTATCACTGGCCCCGACGGCGTCGAGCGTCCGGCCCAATGCGGCTCCTATGGCGTCGGCGTCTCGCGCCTTGTCGGCGCCTTGATTGAGGCCTGTCATGACGATGCGGGCATCATCTGGCCCGAATCGGTTGCGCCCTTTAAAGTCGGTATCGCCAATCTCAAGGTCGGCGACGGTCCGACGGACACAGCCTGCGCACAAATCTATGCGGCGCTCGAAAAGGCGGGCGTCGATGTTTTATATGATGATACGGATGAGCGTCCGGGCGGGAAATTCGCCAGGCTCGATCTCATCGGCCTGCCTTATCAGGTGATCGTCGGCCCGAAAGGGCTCGCCGAAGGCAAGGTGGAACTGAAGGTGAGGGCGACAGGCGCGCGGGAAAATCTGCCTGTCACCGATGTCATCGCGCGGTTTATTGAGTGA
- a CDS encoding lipoprotein-releasing ABC transporter permease subunit: MTSPKGTSPFAPFEWMIALRYLRSRRKTGFVSVIAGFSLIGIMLGVATLIVVMSVMNGFHKELLDKIVGINGHIFLQAADTPLTDYKDVTAAVAKVPGVNLAIPLIEGAAGVSSPYNQAGALVRGISEADIKKLPGIAGNVRVGTLDGFDQGGGVAIGQRMAENLSLRVGDKLTILTAKGAQTPFGIAPRIKSYPIVATFQIGMAEFDNLFVYMPLPEAQAFFNKEGEATVVELFLSNPEAIDAMRDKIEAVVARPIIMTDWRERNKSFFDALKVESNVMFIILTLIVLVAALNIVSGLIMLVNDKSSDIAILRTIGATRGAVMRIFLITGASIGVAGTLAGFCLGLIIASNLEAMRELINNAFHANLFPAELYFLSRLPSIVDPRDVAAVVSMTLALSILATIYPSWRAARLDPVEALRYE; this comes from the coding sequence ATGACGAGCCCCAAAGGCACAAGCCCTTTCGCGCCCTTCGAATGGATGATTGCGCTGCGCTATCTGCGCTCGCGCCGGAAGACCGGATTCGTGTCCGTCATCGCCGGGTTCTCGCTGATCGGAATCATGCTGGGCGTCGCGACATTGATCGTCGTGATGTCGGTGATGAACGGGTTCCATAAGGAATTGCTCGACAAGATCGTCGGCATCAACGGCCATATTTTTCTGCAGGCGGCCGATACGCCGCTGACCGACTATAAGGACGTCACCGCCGCGGTCGCGAAAGTGCCGGGCGTCAATCTGGCCATTCCTTTGATCGAGGGCGCGGCTGGCGTCTCTTCGCCCTATAATCAGGCGGGCGCGCTGGTGCGGGGCATCAGCGAAGCCGACATTAAAAAGCTGCCGGGCATAGCCGGAAACGTCAGGGTCGGCACGCTCGACGGATTCGACCAGGGTGGCGGCGTTGCCATCGGTCAGCGGATGGCCGAAAACCTCAGCCTGCGGGTCGGCGACAAGCTCACGATTCTCACCGCAAAAGGCGCGCAGACGCCGTTCGGCATAGCCCCGCGCATCAAATCCTATCCGATCGTCGCGACCTTTCAGATTGGCATGGCGGAATTCGACAATCTCTTCGTCTATATGCCGCTGCCGGAAGCGCAGGCCTTCTTCAACAAGGAAGGCGAAGCAACCGTCGTCGAATTGTTCCTGAGCAATCCCGAAGCGATCGATGCGATGCGCGACAAGATCGAGGCTGTGGTCGCGCGGCCGATCATCATGACCGACTGGCGCGAACGCAACAAATCCTTCTTTGATGCCTTGAAGGTCGAAAGCAATGTGATGTTCATCATCTTGACCTTGATCGTGCTGGTCGCCGCGCTCAACATCGTCTCCGGCCTCATCATGCTCGTGAACGACAAGTCGAGCGACATCGCGATTTTGCGCACGATCGGCGCAACACGCGGCGCCGTGATGCGGATTTTCCTGATCACCGGCGCCTCGATCGGTGTCGCCGGAACCTTGGCGGGATTTTGCCTCGGGCTTATCATCGCAAGCAATCTCGAAGCGATGCGAGAACTCATCAATAATGCCTTTCACGCCAATCTATTTCCGGCGGAGCTTTATTTTCTGTCGCGGCTGCCCTCGATCGTCGATCCGCGCGATGTCGCCGCTGTCGTGTCCATGACGCTTGCTCTTTCCATTCTCGCGACGATCTATCCGTCCTGGCGCGCCGCGCGGCTCGATCCGGTCGAGGCGCTGCGTTACGAATAA
- a CDS encoding ABC transporter ATP-binding protein, translating to MTAPALHLDKVGRSYKQAGASLDVLRAVDFGLWPGQSVALVAPSGAGKSTLLHIAGLLEKPDSGEVFIGGRATTHMADNERTALRRNGIGFVYQFHHLLPEFSAIENVVLPQMIAGLQRKEAQKRASDLLNYLGLGARLKHRPSELSGGEQQRVAIARAVSNNPGVLLADEPTGNLDVHTADHVFEALNGLVKATGLAALIATHNMDLAQRMDRRVTLRDGLVVELA from the coding sequence ATGACTGCTCCGGCTCTTCATCTCGACAAGGTTGGCCGCAGCTATAAGCAGGCAGGCGCATCGCTTGACGTGCTGCGCGCGGTCGATTTCGGCCTTTGGCCGGGCCAATCCGTGGCGCTTGTCGCGCCGTCCGGGGCGGGCAAATCCACTTTGCTGCATATCGCAGGGCTGCTTGAAAAGCCCGACTCCGGCGAGGTTTTTATCGGCGGCCGAGCCACCACTCACATGGCCGATAACGAACGCACAGCGTTACGCCGCAACGGCATCGGCTTTGTCTATCAATTCCATCATCTCCTGCCGGAGTTCTCGGCCATCGAGAATGTCGTCTTGCCGCAAATGATCGCTGGATTGCAGCGCAAGGAAGCGCAAAAGCGGGCGAGCGATCTTCTCAATTATCTCGGCCTCGGGGCGCGCTTGAAGCATCGGCCGTCGGAGCTGTCCGGCGGCGAACAACAACGCGTCGCGATCGCACGGGCCGTTTCAAATAACCCAGGTGTTCTATTGGCCGATGAGCCGACGGGAAATCTCGATGTGCACACCGCCGATCATGTGTTCGAGGCGCTGAATGGCCTCGTCAAGGCGACGGGTCTCGCGGCCCTCATCGCAACTCACAATATGGATCTTGCGCAGAGAATGGATCGCCGCGTCACCTTGCGCGACGGGCTCGTCGTCGAATTGGCCTGA
- a CDS encoding PilZ domain-containing protein: MPEARRVERVKSFLRAQIIFNQRMSTIECVVKNFSPQGAKIALGDSLSVPSEFELYIPQKGRSYRARLAWRDATAIGVEFVSAEAQAAEARDGAADSLETRLHTLEKQNAELRTRIRELSKRLEDLGQDPNLAA, translated from the coding sequence ATGCCGGAAGCACGACGGGTCGAGAGGGTCAAAAGCTTTCTACGCGCCCAGATCATCTTCAATCAGCGCATGTCGACGATCGAATGCGTGGTGAAGAATTTTTCGCCGCAGGGCGCGAAGATAGCGCTCGGCGACTCGCTCTCGGTTCCGAGCGAGTTCGAACTCTACATTCCGCAAAAGGGCCGCAGCTATCGCGCGCGTCTGGCTTGGCGGGACGCCACTGCCATCGGTGTCGAATTCGTGAGCGCGGAAGCCCAGGCAGCGGAGGCGCGGGACGGAGCGGCGGACTCGCTCGAGACCCGCCTGCACACGCTTGAAAAGCAGAATGCCGAACTCAGAACCCGCATCCGCGAGCTCAGCAAACGCCTCGAGGATTTGGGCCAGGATCCAAATCTCGCCGCCTGA
- a CDS encoding cyclase family protein, protein MRISRYLLPICAGLGFFLAVAQTANAASLENLYRTLASKNYVDLTHSFGPDTPVWAGFPQAKMSPAADPKTKQPYTIQKDGFRATFYEMVGQYGTHVDPPAHFSETGATMDQIPLKDMILPLVVFDETPLLARDPNHAFSLEDLRAWEKKHGRVPKGAFAALRTDMSKDWDKDPERFKRSAFPAWSLAAVKFLVEQRGVTAIGHESMDSDTTEKMETETYILKTGHYQIEVMDNLDKVPAKGALIVVTWPKVRNGLGFPARAFAILP, encoded by the coding sequence ATGAGGATCTCGCGCTATCTTTTGCCGATCTGTGCCGGTCTCGGCTTTTTTCTGGCCGTGGCGCAGACGGCGAATGCGGCTTCGCTCGAAAACCTCTACCGGACCCTAGCTTCGAAAAACTATGTCGATCTTACCCATAGTTTCGGACCGGATACGCCCGTCTGGGCAGGCTTTCCACAAGCCAAAATGAGCCCCGCCGCCGATCCTAAGACGAAACAGCCCTATACCATTCAAAAGGACGGCTTTCGCGCGACTTTCTACGAAATGGTCGGTCAATATGGCACACATGTCGATCCGCCGGCGCATTTTTCGGAAACTGGCGCCACGATGGACCAGATTCCCTTAAAGGACATGATTCTGCCACTCGTCGTTTTCGATGAGACGCCGCTGCTCGCTCGTGATCCGAACCATGCCTTTTCGCTCGAAGACTTGCGCGCCTGGGAGAAAAAACACGGCCGGGTGCCGAAGGGCGCCTTCGCCGCCTTGCGCACCGATATGTCGAAAGACTGGGACAAAGACCCAGAGCGCTTCAAGCGGTCTGCCTTCCCGGCGTGGTCGCTCGCAGCGGTCAAGTTTCTGGTCGAACAGCGCGGCGTCACGGCGATCGGCCATGAGTCGATGGACAGCGACACGACCGAGAAAATGGAGACCGAGACCTATATTCTGAAAACCGGCCATTACCAGATCGAGGTCATGGACAATCTCGACAAGGTTCCGGCCAAAGGCGCCTTGATCGTGGTGACCTGGCCGAAGGTCAGAAACGGCCTCGGCTTTCCCGCTCGGGCCTTCGCGATTCTGCCGTAA